In the Sphaeramia orbicularis unplaced genomic scaffold, fSphaOr1.1, whole genome shotgun sequence genome, one interval contains:
- the LOC115415813 gene encoding dnaJ homolog subfamily C member 25-like, translating into MAASTERSGGSDRTGGPLRRPAALLLVPVLVLVSLPAASALVEGLYCGTEVCYDVLGVTREAAKADIARAYRQLARRYHPDRFRPGEPGMEAETPESAQRKFLLIATAYETLKDEDTRRDYDYMLDHPEEYYQHYYAYYRRQLTPKVDVRVVILVTICAISIFQYYSWHSSYNEAINYLVTVPKYRIQATEIARQQGLLNRTKEKGKNRRSKEEIREQEEEVIRDIIKNKIDIKGGYQKPNLSDLLLCQIVLCPYYVTTYVAWSVSWFYRFTVRRDHYGDQEKLYLIRRNMRMSQSQFDSLDENTRETFLKKQLWIKEKYEIYRQEQEEEMKVKMATDPRMKRYRRWMKNEGPGRLTFIDD; encoded by the exons ATGGCAGCATCCACGGAGCGGAGCGGCGGCTCGGACCGGACCGGGGGGCCCCTCCGGCGGCCGGCGGCGCTGCTGCTGGTCCCGGTTCTGGTCCTGGTGTCCCTGCCCGCGGCCTCGGCCCTGGTGGAGGGTCTGTACTGCGGAACCGAGGTCTGCTACGACGTGCTCGGCGTCACCCGGGAGGCCGCCAAGGCGGACATAGCCCGGGCGTACCGGCAGCTGGCCCGCCGGTACCACCCGGACCGGTTCAGGCCCGGAGAGCCGGGGATGGAGGCGGAGACCCCCGAGTCTGCGCAGCGGAAGTTCCTGCTGATAGCCACCGCCTACGAGACCCTGAAG GACGAGGACACGCGTCGAGACTACGACTACATGTTGGACCACCCAGAGGAGTACTACCAACACTACTACGCCTACTACCGCCGCCAGCTGACCCCCAAGGTGGACGTCAGGGTGGTCATCCTGGTCACCATCTGCGCCATCTCCATCTTCCAG TACTACAGTTGGCACAGCAGTTATAATGAGGCCATCAACTACCTGGTGACCGTCCCTAAATACCGGATCCAGGCCACAGAGATCGCCCGGCAGCAGGGCCTCCTGAACCGGACCAAGGAGAAGGGCAAGAACCGGCGCTCCAAGGAGGAGATccgggagcaggaggaggaggtgatccGAGACATCATCAAGAACAAGATCGACATAAAGGGGGGGTACCAGAAGCCCAACCTGTCGGACCTGCTGCTGTGTCAGATCGTCCTCTGTCCGTACTACGTCACCACCTACGTGGCCTGGTCCGTGTCCTGGTTCTACCGCTTCACCGTCCGACGAGACCACTACGGAGACCAGGAGAAGCTCTACCTCATCAG GAGGAACATGAGGATGTCTCAGTCTCAGTTCGACAGTTTGGACGAAAACACCCGAGAAACGTTTCTGAAGAAGCAGCTGTGGATCAAAGAAAAATATGAG ATTTACcggcaggagcaggaggaggagatgaaggtgAAGATGGCCACCGACCCCCGGATGAAGCGTTACCGGCGCTGGATGAAGAACGAGGGTCCGGGGCGCCTCACCTTCATTGACGACTGA
- the LOC115415815 gene encoding GTPase IMAP family member 7-like: MGHRVSIPRGPPVRIVMIGKTGVGKSAVGNTIVNKKAFISLESPESVTAHCRHAQLEGEKREVHVVDTPGILDTSKSVEVVKKEIIKCIQMSTPGPHVFLLVLQIGRFTKEEENCVDALEKLFGPEMSKYMIVLFSHGDKLTQQGTTIFDYLRSGHPKLTELLNRCGNRFHVFNNKDKKNRKQVAELIKKIDEMVAANRASYYSDDMFEAVDRTQRQPDKLPDGTEDLNVNVLSELLQRIIQFQATLSATTPAPAAVYDNKT; encoded by the exons ATGGGCCACCGAGTCTCAATCCCAAGAG GTCCGCCCGTGAGGATTGTGATGATCGGTAAAACAGGCGTCGGTAAGAGTGCAGTCGGAAACACCATAGTGAATAAAAAGGCCTTCATATCTCTGGAGAGTCCGGAGTCGGTGACGGCTCACTGTAGACACGCCCAGCTGGAAGGTGAGAAGAGGGAGGTCCACGTGGTCGACACCCCCGGGATCCTGGACACGTCCAAAAGCGTGGAAGTCGTGAAGAAAGAGATCATCAAGTGCATCCAGATGTCCACGCCCGGCCCCCACGTCTTCCTGCTGGTGCTACAGATCGGAAGGTttaccaaagaagaagaaaactgcGTGGACGCTTTGGAGAAGCTGTTCGGACCGGAAATGTCCAAGTACATGATCGTGTTGTTCAGTCACGGAGACAAACTGACGCAGCAGGGCACCACCATCTTCGACTACCTGAGGAGCGGGCACCCCAAACTGACCGAACTGTTGAACAGGTGCGGCAACCGCTTCCACGTCTTCAACAACAAAGACAAGAAGAACAGGAAGCAGGTGGCCGAGCTGATTAAGAAGATCGACGAGATGGTGGCGGCCAACAGAGCCTCGTATTACAGCGACGACATGTTCGAGGCGGTGGACAGGACCCAACGGCAGCCCGACAAACTGCCCGACGGGACCGAGGACCTCAACGTCAACGTCCTGTCCGAGCTGCTGCAGAGGATCATCCAGTTCCAGGCCACGCTGTCGGCCACCACGCCGGCACCGGCAGCGGTCTATGACAACAAAACGTAG
- the LOC115415819 gene encoding GTPase IMAP family member 1-like, protein MVLVGQTASGKSASANTILSTLSYYKPYKHRFKSELKSVPVTTRCEAVTLKAFGVKIRIVDTPDFFHDQVENGEAELEACRRYCHPERCVVLLVMRAGRFTDGERTLLEELEEKMGWRVRDKTVILLTHGDDLPADCDQDQYVNGQKELRDLVLKCSDRCVVFKNTSKNPQQVMELITKIPDYKKIFPKLTNAISKSPLLFMMATPF, encoded by the coding sequence ATGGTCCTGGTGGGACAGACGGCCAGCGGAAAGAGCGCCTCGGCCAACACCATCCTGTCCACGCTGTCCTACTACAAACCGTACAAACATCGCTTTAAGTCCGAGCTCAAGTCGGTGCCGGTGACCACCAGGTGCGAGGCGGTGACGCTGAAGGCCTTCGGAGTCAAAATACGAATAGTCGACACCCCGGACTTTTTTCACGACCAAGTGGAGAACGGCGAGGCCGAGCTGGAGGCGTGTCGGAGGTACTGTCATCCAGAGCGCTGCGTGGTGCTGTTGGTGATGCGGGCCGGACGCTTCACCGACGGAGAGAGGACGTTAttagaagagctggaggagaagATGGGCTGGAGGGTCCGAGACAAAACCGTCATCCTGTTGACGCATGGAGACGACCTGCCGGCAGACTGCGACCAGGACCAGTACGTCAACGGACAGAAGGAGCTGAGGGACCTGGTGTTGAAGTGTAGCGACCGCTGCGTCGTGTTCAAgaacaccagtaaaaacccacagCAGGTCATGGAGCTCATCACCAAAATCCCAGATTATAAAAAGATTTTCCCAAAACTCACAAACGCAATATCGAAAAGTCCTTTATTATTTATGATGGCGACTCCGTTCTGA